The nucleotide sequence GGCCACCTGAGCCCCTCGGGTGTGGCGCGCCTGGTGCGCGACTCCGGGGCGGCGCGGGCCGTGCTCGTGCATGTCTACCCGCCCTTCGACCCGCTTGAGATGGCCGCGCGCTGCGCGGAGTTTACCGGCGTGACTGTCGAGGCCGCCCGCGACCTGGACTCTTTCGAGGTCTGAGCATGCGACGGAAAAGCTATCCCGTCATCTCCCGCCGCCGGCTGCTCCGCCTGGCGGCCCTGACTGTCGCGGCCGGGATGATTTGGCTGCTGGGCGGCAAAGAAGCCCTGCAGGAGCGTCTCGGTCTGACCCCGCAGGCCCCACAGCCCTTGGCCGGGGAGCGGGTCCGGGTGGCGGCCACGCAGGTGCGGGTGGTGGATGGGGACACGTTCGAGATCGGGGGACGGCGTATCCGGGTGCTGGGGATCGACACCCCGGAAAAAGGCCAGCTTGGGAGCGGGGGCGAGGACTTGGGGCAGAGGGCCAAGGCGGAGGCCGAGCGTATCGTGGCCGCGGCCGCGAGCGTGGAGTACCTGCCCTACCGGGACGACACCTACGGCCGCCTGCTGGCCCACGTGTTCGTGGATGACCGTCTTTACGCCGAGGAAATAATCGCCGACGGGCTGGCCTGGGAGACCGTGAGCCACTACGGCGACAACGGGTTCCCGGAACTCGCCATCCGGATCGAGAAAGCCGCCCGCAACGCCGGACAGCCCTCTTTCGAGCCGCCCTGGCTCTGGCGGCGCGAGCACCGGCGCGGCCGCGAGCCGAACCCGGTCAAGCGTCACCCCGGTCCCTCCGCCGGAGGCGCCGCCTCCGCACCAGCCACCCCGTGACCAGCGCCAGCGCAAGCAGCGGCGCCGCGCACACGGCTACCCCCAGCACAATCAACCGGGCCAGCTCCGGGTTTTCCAGGTACAGCTCCGGCGGCAGGGGACTCAAGACCCGCGGCACGGCAAGCCAGACCTTGCGGTAGAGGTTGTACCGTCTGAACCGCTCCACCGTGTACTTTGGCCCTGTACTCAGCGCCTGGCCCAGACACAGCACCCGCACGGATTTCTGCCCGGACAGCCAGCCGAGAGTGGAATTGACATCGGTCAGCACGGAATCCGTGCGCGCCCTCGACCCGTCAAACAGGCTCGCATGCAGCATCACCACCAGGGCCGCCTCGGGGCTGCCCTGGCTCTGCCAGAGGCGCACCACCTCGCGCAGACGGCCCAGGTTGTCGCAGGTGGCGGGCAGGAACGCCAGGCTGGAGCCCTCCGGGGCCTCGCCGCGCGTCCCGGCGGAAAGACAGGATAAACCGCAGCCCTCCAGCGCGGACACGGTGGACCGGTCATAGCTGTTCCAGGGCGGCACGAAAATCCGTGGCCGCGCGCCGAACGCACTCTCCAGATAGTCCGCCCCGCGCGTGATTTTCTCGGCCTGGGCCTCACGGTCCAGCCCGAAGAACTCGCTGTAGCCCACACCGACAAAATCCGAGCGCCACGGGTGGCCGCCGCTCAGCCCGTTCTGGTGCCTGAGGCCATGCAGGGCCAGCTCCAGGGTGCTGTCGCGCAGGAACGGGCTGAGCGCCTCCGCCCGTTCCGACGGGTAGGGCAGCTCCGGCTGCGGGGCGGTCGAATAGCCGTCCCCGGCGCAGACAATCGGGGTCAGGGCGAACGTGACCCGCGCCCCGTGGCTGCGGAAAACCTCCAGAAGCGCCAGCTCGGCCTCGATGTCGCTGCGCGCCGAGCAGTCATCGTAGCGGAACATCACGCTCAGCTCGGCTGCGGGCAGCAGGGACGGCAGCAGCAGGGCCAGGCAGACAGCCGCCATTTTTGTCAGACCGGACATCGCAACACCCCGCTCAGCCTGGAATGCAGTTGTTCAACCGCACAGCGCGGCGCGCAGCACGGTCACGGCCTGTCCGGCCAGACGGACCCTTGTCCCGCGCGGCTCCACCCGCACCACTCCTCCGCGCTCCGATGCCTGAAACCCGGTCAGATGATCTTTGCCCAATTTTTCGGCCCACCAGGGGGCCAGGCAGCAGTGGGCCGAGCCGGTCACCGGGTCCTCATCGATCCCGCAGGCCGGGGCGAAAAAGCGCGAAACGAAATCGTACTCGGAGGATCCCGCCTGGGCTGTCACCAGCACCCCGCGGCTGGACAGGCCGGCCAGGGCGCGGAAATCCGGGGTCAGCGCCCGCACCGCCTCCTCGCTCTCCAGCACGCAGAAC is from bacterium and encodes:
- a CDS encoding thermonuclease family protein; the encoded protein is MRRKSYPVISRRRLLRLAALTVAAGMIWLLGGKEALQERLGLTPQAPQPLAGERVRVAATQVRVVDGDTFEIGGRRIRVLGIDTPEKGQLGSGGEDLGQRAKAEAERIVAAAASVEYLPYRDDTYGRLLAHVFVDDRLYAEEIIADGLAWETVSHYGDNGFPELAIRIEKAARNAGQPSFEPPWLWRREHRRGREPNPVKRHPGPSAGGAASAPATP
- a CDS encoding DUF2334 domain-containing protein, whose product is MSGLTKMAAVCLALLLPSLLPAAELSVMFRYDDCSARSDIEAELALLEVFRSHGARVTFALTPIVCAGDGYSTAPQPELPYPSERAEALSPFLRDSTLELALHGLRHQNGLSGGHPWRSDFVGVGYSEFFGLDREAQAEKITRGADYLESAFGARPRIFVPPWNSYDRSTVSALEGCGLSCLSAGTRGEAPEGSSLAFLPATCDNLGRLREVVRLWQSQGSPEAALVVMLHASLFDGSRARTDSVLTDVNSTLGWLSGQKSVRVLCLGQALSTGPKYTVERFRRYNLYRKVWLAVPRVLSPLPPELYLENPELARLIVLGVAVCAAPLLALALVTGWLVRRRRLRRRDRGDA